A genomic window from Providencia alcalifaciens includes:
- the nudE gene encoding ADP compounds hydrolase NudE, with amino-acid sequence MTEFKKPKILNIQDVAQSKLFSIQSVDLEFSNGEKRVYERMRPAKREAVLIVPIIDDNLILIREYAVGIENYELGFPKGAVDPGEAPLEAAQRELKEEIGYGARQITPLAKLTMSPSYFSSKMNILIANDLFSEKLEGDEPEPLQQIKWPIARMMELLDHPDFNEARNISALFYVERYLKNNAK; translated from the coding sequence ATGACAGAGTTTAAAAAACCAAAAATCCTGAATATTCAAGATGTTGCTCAATCAAAACTATTCAGTATCCAATCTGTTGACCTCGAATTTAGTAATGGCGAAAAACGTGTTTATGAAAGAATGCGCCCTGCAAAGCGTGAAGCGGTTCTTATCGTCCCTATCATTGATGACAACCTGATTCTGATCCGTGAATACGCCGTTGGTATCGAAAACTATGAGCTAGGCTTCCCTAAAGGGGCTGTAGACCCAGGAGAAGCCCCTCTCGAGGCAGCTCAGCGGGAACTCAAAGAAGAAATCGGTTATGGGGCTCGCCAAATCACACCTTTGGCAAAACTCACCATGTCCCCATCTTACTTTTCCAGCAAGATGAACATACTTATAGCTAACGACCTATTTAGCGAAAAACTTGAGGGGGATGAGCCAGAACCTCTGCAACAAATCAAATGGCCGATTGCACGTATGATGGAACTCCTCGACCACCCAGACTTCAATGAAGCTCGCAATATTAGTGCATTGTTTTATGTGGAGCGTTACTTAAAAAATAACGCGAAATAA
- a CDS encoding IgaA/UmoB family intracellular growth attenuator — MLNTVIILALIIASLIIMVPVLFFRRGRRSSVYQIPSLATPAFKKMIESDFQTITQYLNHSASKNLHSSSQSAWQIRKNATVATICNAITRFNLRQEQGQGWRYFIDTIEVQLPPQLEPFLQRQNAMEIVETDHLPLIIALNSHSLKEFSYEWEVPSEEPKPQQEADIHEGEPNTIQLLKMRKESKEEHRLHNSSGWLGAIVVSLSFFIGYLTIVSIPIFQGWGLTFAAVVFILGMFLLFRLRLFPKPYQDVQCIYGQAKRWELYGELDKKYSSTISIGGVDLHYPTYWLPYLKYELSHPTNIDLYSTGEVLRYGRCLSIHEEERYYPYKRFKKNVLMFFSALLVLAMVFSYQSISLPVKLGFAWIEGTKKVSVVDPSDLTARKIRVGDTLSAKGMGMCYRPPNLNDANQALFVPFDCSGVYWNNINLITEPQSEIVNRALDLLSSVKNQLHPDKDAPGINPRLQREIMKSGMNIIFDFSEIILKTNSLCDQKDHCIKLKSALSNLGGSVDDWSGLVNKASSGKLSGAHVLLRAGSADALENLVEDTTYDFIKKELEKEVRKLNSPPPGGVLLISDENRPLVEFMPVSSLSEMNQVQRWYELKRLSSILINTPFDVEGVITNISTDANGTLQVVVHERLGEDVLSEYVCHSMLVFFLIICTLINGTLIIIRVLNNKRRLRKITEYYDKCYEADNPSESR, encoded by the coding sequence ATGCTAAACACCGTCATTATACTGGCTTTGATCATAGCTAGCCTAATTATAATGGTTCCCGTTCTGTTTTTCCGGCGGGGACGGCGTTCTAGTGTCTATCAAATACCCTCTCTAGCAACTCCCGCGTTTAAAAAAATGATTGAGTCTGATTTCCAGACTATCACCCAGTATCTTAATCACAGCGCATCTAAAAACCTTCATTCGTCTTCCCAATCTGCATGGCAAATACGAAAAAATGCCACCGTTGCCACCATCTGCAATGCCATTACGCGATTTAATTTGCGTCAAGAGCAAGGGCAGGGTTGGCGCTATTTTATTGATACGATTGAAGTACAGTTACCTCCTCAGCTAGAACCGTTCTTACAACGACAAAATGCCATGGAAATTGTGGAAACGGACCATCTGCCTTTAATTATTGCTCTCAATAGCCACTCATTGAAAGAATTTAGCTATGAATGGGAAGTCCCTTCAGAGGAGCCTAAGCCTCAACAAGAGGCTGATATCCATGAAGGTGAACCGAATACCATTCAATTGTTGAAGATGCGTAAGGAAAGTAAAGAGGAACATCGACTACATAATTCTTCAGGATGGTTAGGGGCGATCGTGGTGAGCCTCAGTTTTTTTATCGGCTATCTGACGATAGTTTCTATTCCCATTTTTCAAGGGTGGGGGCTGACATTTGCTGCGGTAGTGTTTATCCTCGGGATGTTTTTATTATTCCGTTTACGCCTTTTTCCTAAACCCTATCAAGATGTGCAATGTATTTATGGGCAAGCCAAACGCTGGGAATTATACGGAGAGTTAGATAAAAAGTACTCTTCTACCATTTCGATAGGGGGTGTGGATCTGCACTACCCCACCTATTGGCTTCCTTACCTAAAATATGAGCTAAGCCATCCTACGAATATTGACCTCTATTCGACAGGAGAGGTGTTGCGGTATGGTCGTTGTCTCTCAATTCATGAAGAGGAGCGCTATTACCCCTATAAACGATTTAAAAAGAATGTGCTGATGTTTTTTAGCGCATTGCTCGTTTTAGCGATGGTGTTTTCTTATCAATCGATTAGCTTGCCAGTGAAATTAGGGTTTGCGTGGATTGAAGGTACAAAAAAAGTCAGTGTTGTTGACCCTTCAGATTTAACAGCGCGTAAAATTAGAGTTGGGGATACATTATCAGCGAAGGGAATGGGGATGTGTTATCGCCCACCTAATTTGAATGATGCCAACCAAGCGTTGTTTGTACCTTTCGATTGTTCAGGCGTGTATTGGAATAATATTAACCTAATTACTGAGCCGCAATCTGAGATTGTGAATCGAGCTCTTGATTTGTTGAGTAGCGTAAAGAATCAATTGCATCCAGATAAAGATGCCCCAGGAATTAACCCAAGATTACAGCGTGAAATCATGAAATCGGGGATGAATATTATTTTCGATTTTTCAGAAATTATATTAAAAACCAACTCGTTGTGTGATCAAAAAGACCACTGCATTAAACTCAAAAGCGCATTGTCTAACTTGGGTGGAAGTGTGGATGATTGGTCGGGGTTGGTGAACAAAGCATCTTCAGGAAAATTAAGTGGCGCACATGTTTTATTACGTGCAGGAAGTGCTGATGCCTTGGAAAACTTAGTTGAAGACACCACATATGATTTCATCAAGAAAGAACTTGAGAAGGAAGTTCGTAAGCTCAATAGTCCACCACCGGGTGGGGTACTGTTGATCAGCGATGAAAACCGCCCGTTGGTAGAATTCATGCCAGTAAGTTCACTGAGCGAAATGAACCAAGTTCAGCGATGGTATGAGTTAAAACGCTTATCCAGCATTCTGATTAATACCCCATTTGATGTTGAAGGGGTTATCACGAACATTTCGACAGATGCTAATGGCACATTGCAAGTG